The following proteins come from a genomic window of Sinorhizobium fredii NGR234:
- a CDS encoding tyrosine-type recombinase/integrase produces MSEMSPLRRRMIEDMTIRNLSPATQRSYLHAVTKFSRYFGRSPDRLGLEDVRAFQVHLVSSGLSWPALNQTVCALRFFFGVTLGHAEIPERIAYARTPAKLPTILNGDEIVRFLEAVPSLKTRTALTTAYAAGLRATETVSLKVSNIDGERGVIRIEHGKGGKDRNVMLSAQLLHILRVYWKLVRPQVWLFPGRDESKPIDVQVLHSACRSARAAAGIDKRISVHTLRHSFATHLLESGTDIRIIQVLLGHNNLSTTARYTKVSNTLIRATTSPLDRLTLEVVPTG; encoded by the coding sequence ATGAGTGAGATGAGCCCGCTGCGGCGACGGATGATCGAGGACATGACGATCCGCAATTTGTCGCCGGCGACGCAGCGATCGTATTTGCATGCAGTGACGAAGTTTTCGCGCTATTTCGGTCGGTCGCCGGACCGGTTGGGGCTGGAGGATGTGCGTGCCTTTCAGGTGCATCTGGTGTCGTCGGGGCTATCATGGCCGGCCTTGAACCAGACGGTTTGCGCCCTTCGCTTCTTCTTCGGCGTCACGCTTGGACATGCGGAGATACCGGAGCGCATTGCCTATGCCCGAACGCCCGCCAAGTTGCCGACGATATTGAACGGCGATGAGATCGTGCGGTTTTTGGAAGCGGTCCCGAGCCTGAAGACACGAACGGCGCTGACGACGGCTTATGCGGCTGGTTTGCGCGCCACCGAGACGGTCAGTCTCAAGGTCAGCAACATCGACGGCGAGCGCGGCGTCATCCGCATCGAGCATGGCAAAGGCGGCAAGGACCGCAACGTGATGCTGTCGGCGCAGTTGCTTCATATCCTTCGGGTCTATTGGAAGCTGGTGCGACCGCAGGTCTGGTTGTTTCCGGGACGTGACGAGAGCAAACCCATCGATGTCCAGGTTCTGCATTCTGCCTGCCGTTCGGCACGTGCCGCAGCCGGCATCGACAAGCGGATATCGGTGCACACGTTGCGCCACAGCTTTGCCACCCATCTCTTGGAGAGCGGCACCGACATTCGTATCATCCAGGTCCTGCTCGGCCACAACAATCTGTCGACCACGGCGCGTTACACGAAAGTGTCCAACACACTCATCCGCGCCACGACCAGTCCGCTCGACCGGCTGACGCTGGAGGTGGTGCCGACAGGCTGA
- a CDS encoding transporter substrate-binding domain-containing protein: MPERDEILAEIAPTGVIRAAVNMSNAALVQLDPVTGSLTGRSAQIAIALAAELDCSLSLIGYGSAADILAAAEGNEWDVAFIASDPSRAGRFSFSPPYTTVTGSFLVSDSSPLGSVEHVDVEGVRIAAARTAAYTKQLERQVRNAILLRTENPASALDMLVSSQCDAAAGLTESLSRFCEENPGFRIVEGTFSKVPQAIAVHRRCVHASTFLSDFIQQHRSAGKPGN; encoded by the coding sequence ATGCCGGAACGTGATGAGATCCTCGCTGAAATCGCACCGACGGGAGTCATCAGAGCGGCGGTCAACATGTCGAATGCCGCACTTGTCCAACTCGATCCGGTGACGGGCTCTCTCACAGGGCGGAGCGCGCAGATCGCGATCGCACTTGCGGCAGAACTCGACTGCAGTTTGTCGCTGATTGGATACGGATCGGCCGCTGACATTCTCGCGGCTGCCGAAGGCAACGAGTGGGACGTTGCATTCATTGCTTCCGATCCGTCACGTGCCGGCAGGTTCTCCTTCTCGCCCCCCTATACCACGGTGACCGGCAGCTTTCTGGTGTCAGACAGCAGCCCGCTGGGCAGCGTCGAGCATGTCGACGTCGAAGGGGTACGCATCGCCGCCGCCAGAACCGCTGCGTATACAAAGCAGCTTGAGCGACAGGTTAGAAATGCAATCCTCCTCCGTACCGAAAATCCCGCCTCCGCCCTGGACATGCTTGTATCCTCTCAATGCGATGCGGCTGCGGGCTTGACCGAGTCCCTGTCACGTTTCTGCGAAGAGAATCCAGGTTTCCGCATTGTTGAGGGGACATTCTCGAAAGTGCCTCAGGCGATCGCTGTGCATCGGAGGTGTGTTCACGCTTCAACGTTCCTGTCGGACTTCATCCAGCAGCATCGCAGTGCTGGGAAGCCGGGCAACTGA
- the hpaI gene encoding 4-hydroxy-2-oxoheptanedioate aldolase: MEHPVNRFKQKLLAGQSQIGLWCGLPGSYAAEIVALSGFDWLLFDTEHSPGDVLTVLPQLQAVASYDVSPVVRPAINDPVLIKRFLDIGVQTLLVPYVQNAEEAKAAVAAVRYPPDGIRGVSALTRATRFGRVANYAQNAEREICLLLQVETREALGNLEPIASVEGVDGVFVGPADLAASFGHRGQPSHPEVVDAIVDAIERLKALGKPAGILTPDEKFAARCIAMGTLFTAVGVDVAVLARGSEALAARFASQRA; this comes from the coding sequence ATGGAACATCCTGTCAATCGGTTCAAGCAGAAGCTTCTTGCCGGTCAAAGCCAGATCGGCCTGTGGTGTGGCTTGCCTGGAAGCTACGCCGCGGAAATCGTCGCGCTTTCGGGTTTCGACTGGCTCCTGTTCGACACGGAACATTCTCCGGGTGACGTTCTGACCGTCCTGCCGCAATTGCAAGCGGTCGCATCATACGACGTTTCCCCAGTCGTCCGCCCGGCCATCAACGACCCCGTTCTCATCAAACGTTTCCTGGATATTGGTGTCCAGACCCTGCTCGTTCCCTACGTTCAGAACGCGGAAGAGGCGAAAGCCGCAGTCGCGGCGGTGCGATATCCTCCGGATGGAATTCGCGGCGTTTCTGCCCTGACGCGCGCCACTCGTTTCGGCCGAGTTGCGAATTATGCGCAAAATGCGGAACGGGAAATCTGCCTGTTGCTGCAAGTTGAGACGCGTGAAGCCCTTGGCAACCTCGAGCCGATTGCGTCGGTAGAGGGAGTGGATGGGGTATTCGTAGGACCGGCAGACCTCGCGGCGAGTTTCGGACACAGGGGCCAACCGAGCCACCCGGAGGTGGTCGATGCAATTGTCGACGCGATTGAACGCCTGAAAGCGTTGGGCAAGCCTGCGGGTATTCTTACCCCGGATGAGAAGTTCGCGGCACGGTGCATCGCAATGGGAACACTATTTACTGCCGTTGGCGTCGATGTCGCCGTTCTGGCAAGGGGATCGGAGGCACTGGCGGCACGATTTGCATCGCAAAGAGCGTGA
- a CDS encoding fumarylacetoacetate hydrolase family protein, translated as MITEEERRAAADALLKAEIDRKPIIQPSETYPNLELEDAYRIQALWAEARVAKGARIVGHKIGLTSRAMQMASKMTEPDYGCILDDALYNDGAQIRADLFIKPRLEVELAFVMGEDLVGPGTRIYDVMRATEFVVPALEIIDYRTEVPRAITDTIADNAAFGALVVGGRIVRPMDIDIRWVGATLSKNGIIEESGVSAAIMGHPAAGIAWLVNKLHAVGGGLKKGQIVLAGSFTRPVDIAKGDVIQADYGPVGSIGVSFV; from the coding sequence ATGATCACCGAAGAAGAACGCCGGGCCGCGGCAGACGCGCTGCTCAAAGCTGAAATCGATCGCAAGCCCATCATACAGCCCAGCGAGACCTACCCAAACCTCGAACTCGAGGACGCCTACCGGATTCAGGCTTTATGGGCGGAGGCGAGGGTGGCAAAGGGCGCAAGGATCGTCGGGCATAAGATCGGCCTGACATCACGCGCAATGCAGATGGCTTCGAAGATGACGGAGCCGGACTACGGCTGCATTCTTGACGATGCGCTTTACAACGACGGAGCGCAGATCAGGGCTGACTTGTTTATCAAGCCGCGCCTCGAGGTCGAGCTGGCCTTTGTCATGGGTGAGGATCTCGTCGGCCCCGGCACCAGGATCTATGACGTCATGCGTGCGACCGAGTTCGTTGTCCCGGCGCTCGAGATTATCGACTACCGGACCGAAGTCCCTCGAGCGATCACCGATACCATTGCGGACAACGCGGCATTCGGGGCCCTTGTCGTTGGCGGCCGTATAGTTCGCCCGATGGACATTGATATCCGTTGGGTCGGAGCGACTCTTTCCAAGAACGGCATCATCGAGGAGTCGGGCGTGTCGGCGGCGATCATGGGACATCCGGCAGCCGGCATCGCGTGGCTCGTCAACAAACTTCATGCCGTGGGCGGTGGCCTGAAGAAAGGACAGATAGTCCTGGCCGGCTCCTTCACGCGTCCGGTCGATATCGCGAAAGGTGATGTCATTCAGGCCGACTACGGCCCTGTTGGCTCCATCGGCGTGTCGTTCGTGTGA